In Vicugna pacos chromosome 10, VicPac4, whole genome shotgun sequence, the following proteins share a genomic window:
- the SSH3 gene encoding protein phosphatase Slingshot homolog 3 isoform X3, producing MALVTVSRSPPASGQSTPVGPTDQAFKRRSRLQRRQSFAVLRGAVLGLQDGEDNGDAAKASPEPVAEPPQEEQPHRDQTDDGHVPQSPRKQEQSQHLHLMVELLRPQDDIRLAAQLEAARPPRLRYLLVVSTREHLSQEETVLLGVDFPDSSSPSCTLGLVLPLWSDTQVYLDGDGGFSVTSGGQSRIFKPISIQTMWATLQVLHQACEAALGSGLVPGGSALTWASYYQDRLSSDQSCLNEWMAMADLESLRPPSAEPGRPSEQEQMEQAIRAELWEVLDTSDLESITSKEIRQALELRLGCPLQQYRDFIDNQMLLLMAQQDRASRIFPHLYLGSEWNAANLEELQRNRVSHILNMAREIDNFYPERFTYHNVRLWDEESAQLLPHWKETHRFVEAARAQGTRVLVHCKMGVSRSAATVIAYAMKQYGWSLEQALHHVQELRPIVRPNPGFLRQLQTYQGILTARS from the exons ATGGCCCTGGTCACAGTAAGCCGTTCGCCCCCGGCCAGCGGCCAGTCCACGCCTGTGGGGCCCACG GACCAGGCTTTCAAGCGCAGAAGCCGGCTCCAGCGAAG GCAGAGCTTTGCAGTACTCCGTGGGGCTGTCCTAGGACTGCAGGATGGAGAGGACAATGGAGACGCAGCCAAGGCCAGCCCTGAGCCAGTAGCGGAACCGCCGCAGGAAGAGCAGCCCCACAGGGACCAGACAGATGATGGACATGTGCCCCAGAGTCCCAGGAAGCAGGAGCAGAGTCAGCACCTGCACCTCATGGTGGAGCTGCTGAGGCCGCAGGATGACATCCGCCTG GCAGCGCAGCTGGAGGCAGCCCGGCCCCCTCGGCTCCGCTACCTGCTGGTAGTTTCCAcaagagaacatctgagccaggAGGAGACAGTCCTCCTGGGGGTGGATTTCCCTGATAGCag CTCCCCGAGCTGCACCCTAGGCTTGGTCTTGCCTCTGTGGAGTGACACCCAGGTGTATCTAGATGGAGATGG GGGCTTCAGTGTGACGTCTGGCGGGCAGAGTCGGATCTTCAAGCCGATCTCCATCCAGACCATGTG GGCCACACTCCAGGTGTTGCACCAGGCATGTGAGGCGGCTCTGGGCAGTGGTCTTGTGCCAGGGGGCAGTGCCCTCACCTGGGCCAGCTACTACCAGGACAGACTGAGCTCTGACCAGAGCTGCCTCAACGAGTGGATGGCCATGGCCGACCTGGAGTCTCTGCGGCCTCCTAGCGCTGAGCCCGGCCG CCCCTCAGAACAGGAGCAGATGGAGCAGGCGATCCGGGCTGAGCTGTGGGAGGTGTTGGACACCAGTGACCTGGAGAGCATCACTTCCAAAGAG atccgccaggccctgGAGCTGCGCCTGGGATGCCCTCTCCAGCAGTACCGCGACTTCATTGACAACCAGATGCTGCTGCTCATGGCCCAGCAAGACCGGGCATCCCGCATCTTCCCCCACCTTTACCTG GGCTCAGAGTGGAATGCAGCGAACCTGGAGGAGCTGCAGAGAAACAG GGTGAGCCACATCTTGAACATGGCTCGAGAGATTGACAACTTCTACCCTGAGCGCTTCACATATCACAACGTGCGCCTCTGGGACGAGGAGTCCGCCCAGCTGCTGCCCCACTGGAAGGAGACGCACCGCTTCGTGGAGGCTGCAAG AGCACAGGGCACCCGCGTGCTGGTCCACTGCAAGATGGGCGTCAGCCGCTCGGCTGCCACGGTGATAGCTTACGCCATGAAGCAGTATGGCTGGAGCCTGGAGCAGGCCCTGCACCACGTGCAGGAGCTCCGGCCCATCGTCCGCCCCAACCCTGGCTTCCTGCGCCAGCTGCAGACGTACCAGGGCATCCTGACTGCTAGGTCCTGA
- the SSH3 gene encoding protein phosphatase Slingshot homolog 3 isoform X2, which produces MALVTVSRSPPASGQSTPVGPTDQAFKRRSRLQRRQSFAVLRGAVLGLQDGEDNGDAAKASPEPVAEPPQEEQPHRDQTDDGHVPQSPRKQEQSQHLHLMVELLRPQDDIRLAAQLEAARPPRLRYLLVVSTREHLSQEETVLLGVDFPDSSSPSCTLGLVLPLWSDTQVYLDGDGGFSVTSGGQSRIFKPISIQTMWATLQVLHQACEAALGSGLVPGGSALTWASYYQDRLSSDQSCLNEWMAMADLESLRPPSAEPGRPSEQEQMEQAIRAELWEVLDTSDLESITSKEIRQALELRLGCPLQQYRDFIDNQMLLLMAQQDRASRIFPHLYLGSEWNAANLEELQRNRVSHILNMAREIDNFYPERFTYHNVRLWDEESAQLLPHWKETHRFVEAARAQGTRVLVHCKMGVSRSAATVIAYAMKQYGWSLEQALHHVQELRPIVRPNPGFLRQLQTYQGILTARTRRQWGGEGWRAGGEPGSLKRRAWATATYQPPWDHEVHQPPGALLGDRKHLRG; this is translated from the exons ATGGCCCTGGTCACAGTAAGCCGTTCGCCCCCGGCCAGCGGCCAGTCCACGCCTGTGGGGCCCACG GACCAGGCTTTCAAGCGCAGAAGCCGGCTCCAGCGAAG GCAGAGCTTTGCAGTACTCCGTGGGGCTGTCCTAGGACTGCAGGATGGAGAGGACAATGGAGACGCAGCCAAGGCCAGCCCTGAGCCAGTAGCGGAACCGCCGCAGGAAGAGCAGCCCCACAGGGACCAGACAGATGATGGACATGTGCCCCAGAGTCCCAGGAAGCAGGAGCAGAGTCAGCACCTGCACCTCATGGTGGAGCTGCTGAGGCCGCAGGATGACATCCGCCTG GCAGCGCAGCTGGAGGCAGCCCGGCCCCCTCGGCTCCGCTACCTGCTGGTAGTTTCCAcaagagaacatctgagccaggAGGAGACAGTCCTCCTGGGGGTGGATTTCCCTGATAGCag CTCCCCGAGCTGCACCCTAGGCTTGGTCTTGCCTCTGTGGAGTGACACCCAGGTGTATCTAGATGGAGATGG GGGCTTCAGTGTGACGTCTGGCGGGCAGAGTCGGATCTTCAAGCCGATCTCCATCCAGACCATGTG GGCCACACTCCAGGTGTTGCACCAGGCATGTGAGGCGGCTCTGGGCAGTGGTCTTGTGCCAGGGGGCAGTGCCCTCACCTGGGCCAGCTACTACCAGGACAGACTGAGCTCTGACCAGAGCTGCCTCAACGAGTGGATGGCCATGGCCGACCTGGAGTCTCTGCGGCCTCCTAGCGCTGAGCCCGGCCG CCCCTCAGAACAGGAGCAGATGGAGCAGGCGATCCGGGCTGAGCTGTGGGAGGTGTTGGACACCAGTGACCTGGAGAGCATCACTTCCAAAGAG atccgccaggccctgGAGCTGCGCCTGGGATGCCCTCTCCAGCAGTACCGCGACTTCATTGACAACCAGATGCTGCTGCTCATGGCCCAGCAAGACCGGGCATCCCGCATCTTCCCCCACCTTTACCTG GGCTCAGAGTGGAATGCAGCGAACCTGGAGGAGCTGCAGAGAAACAG GGTGAGCCACATCTTGAACATGGCTCGAGAGATTGACAACTTCTACCCTGAGCGCTTCACATATCACAACGTGCGCCTCTGGGACGAGGAGTCCGCCCAGCTGCTGCCCCACTGGAAGGAGACGCACCGCTTCGTGGAGGCTGCAAG AGCACAGGGCACCCGCGTGCTGGTCCACTGCAAGATGGGCGTCAGCCGCTCGGCTGCCACGGTGATAGCTTACGCCATGAAGCAGTATGGCTGGAGCCTGGAGCAGGCCCTGCACCACGTGCAGGAGCTCCGGCCCATCGTCCGCCCCAACCCTGGCTTCCTGCGCCAGCTGCAGACGTACCAGGGCATCCTGACTGCTAG AACCAGGAGACAGTGGGGAGGTGAAggttggagggctggaggagagccAGGCAGCCTCAAAAGAAGAGCCTGGGCCACGGCCACGTATCAACCTCCGTGGGATCATGAGGTCCATCAGCCTCCTGGAGCCCTCCTCGGAGACAGAAAGCACCTCAGAGGCTGA
- the SSH3 gene encoding protein phosphatase Slingshot homolog 3 isoform X1: MALVTVSRSPPASGQSTPVGPTDQAFKRRSRLQRRQSFAVLRGAVLGLQDGEDNGDAAKASPEPVAEPPQEEQPHRDQTDDGHVPQSPRKQEQSQHLHLMVELLRPQDDIRLAAQLEAARPPRLRYLLVVSTREHLSQEETVLLGVDFPDSSSPSCTLGLVLPLWSDTQVYLDGDGGFSVTSGGQSRIFKPISIQTMWATLQVLHQACEAALGSGLVPGGSALTWASYYQDRLSSDQSCLNEWMAMADLESLRPPSAEPGRPSEQEQMEQAIRAELWEVLDTSDLESITSKEIRQALELRLGCPLQQYRDFIDNQMLLLMAQQDRASRIFPHLYLGSEWNAANLEELQRNRVSHILNMAREIDNFYPERFTYHNVRLWDEESAQLLPHWKETHRFVEAARAQGTRVLVHCKMGVSRSAATVIAYAMKQYGWSLEQALHHVQELRPIVRPNPGFLRQLQTYQGILTASRQSHVWEQKVGGASPEEPLAPEVSTPFPPLPPEPGDSGEVKVGGLEESQAASKEEPGPRPRINLRGIMRSISLLEPSSETESTSEADDLPEVFSSKESSDEDPPQPFPQLSMAKRGQQACRGPWPALKSRQSVVALNSAALVASRTRAFQEQGEAGCSSKPRLQKVGRQASVDSSGEEGEA; the protein is encoded by the exons ATGGCCCTGGTCACAGTAAGCCGTTCGCCCCCGGCCAGCGGCCAGTCCACGCCTGTGGGGCCCACG GACCAGGCTTTCAAGCGCAGAAGCCGGCTCCAGCGAAG GCAGAGCTTTGCAGTACTCCGTGGGGCTGTCCTAGGACTGCAGGATGGAGAGGACAATGGAGACGCAGCCAAGGCCAGCCCTGAGCCAGTAGCGGAACCGCCGCAGGAAGAGCAGCCCCACAGGGACCAGACAGATGATGGACATGTGCCCCAGAGTCCCAGGAAGCAGGAGCAGAGTCAGCACCTGCACCTCATGGTGGAGCTGCTGAGGCCGCAGGATGACATCCGCCTG GCAGCGCAGCTGGAGGCAGCCCGGCCCCCTCGGCTCCGCTACCTGCTGGTAGTTTCCAcaagagaacatctgagccaggAGGAGACAGTCCTCCTGGGGGTGGATTTCCCTGATAGCag CTCCCCGAGCTGCACCCTAGGCTTGGTCTTGCCTCTGTGGAGTGACACCCAGGTGTATCTAGATGGAGATGG GGGCTTCAGTGTGACGTCTGGCGGGCAGAGTCGGATCTTCAAGCCGATCTCCATCCAGACCATGTG GGCCACACTCCAGGTGTTGCACCAGGCATGTGAGGCGGCTCTGGGCAGTGGTCTTGTGCCAGGGGGCAGTGCCCTCACCTGGGCCAGCTACTACCAGGACAGACTGAGCTCTGACCAGAGCTGCCTCAACGAGTGGATGGCCATGGCCGACCTGGAGTCTCTGCGGCCTCCTAGCGCTGAGCCCGGCCG CCCCTCAGAACAGGAGCAGATGGAGCAGGCGATCCGGGCTGAGCTGTGGGAGGTGTTGGACACCAGTGACCTGGAGAGCATCACTTCCAAAGAG atccgccaggccctgGAGCTGCGCCTGGGATGCCCTCTCCAGCAGTACCGCGACTTCATTGACAACCAGATGCTGCTGCTCATGGCCCAGCAAGACCGGGCATCCCGCATCTTCCCCCACCTTTACCTG GGCTCAGAGTGGAATGCAGCGAACCTGGAGGAGCTGCAGAGAAACAG GGTGAGCCACATCTTGAACATGGCTCGAGAGATTGACAACTTCTACCCTGAGCGCTTCACATATCACAACGTGCGCCTCTGGGACGAGGAGTCCGCCCAGCTGCTGCCCCACTGGAAGGAGACGCACCGCTTCGTGGAGGCTGCAAG AGCACAGGGCACCCGCGTGCTGGTCCACTGCAAGATGGGCGTCAGCCGCTCGGCTGCCACGGTGATAGCTTACGCCATGAAGCAGTATGGCTGGAGCCTGGAGCAGGCCCTGCACCACGTGCAGGAGCTCCGGCCCATCGTCCGCCCCAACCCTGGCTTCCTGCGCCAGCTGCAGACGTACCAGGGCATCCTGACTGCTAG CCGGCAGAGCCATGTCTGGGAGCAGAAAGTGGGTGGGGCCTCCCCAGAGGAGCCCCTGGCCCCCGAGGTCTCTACACCATTCCCACCTCTTCCACCAGAACCAGGAGACAGTGGGGAGGTGAAggttggagggctggaggagagccAGGCAGCCTCAAAAGAAGAGCCTGGGCCACGGCCACGTATCAACCTCCGTGGGATCATGAGGTCCATCAGCCTCCTGGAGCCCTCCTCGGAGACAGAAAGCACCTCAGAGGCTGATGACCTCCCAGAG GTTTTCTCTTCAAAAGAGTCTTCAGATGAAGACCCTCCACAGCCCTTCCCTCAGCTCTCAATGGCCAAGAGGGGCCAGCAGGCCTGCCGGGGGCCTTGGCCTGCCCTGAAGTCCCGCCAGTCTGTGGTTGCCCTCAACAGCGCCGCCTTGGTGGCCAGCCGGACCAGggccttccaggagcagggggAGGCTGGCTGTTCCTCCAAACCCAGGCTCCAGAAGGTGGGGAGGCAGGCCAGTGTGGATAGCAGTGGGGAGGAGGGCGAGGCCTGA